In Syngnathus scovelli strain Florida chromosome 11, RoL_Ssco_1.2, whole genome shotgun sequence, one DNA window encodes the following:
- the sdc4 gene encoding syndecan-4 isoform X2 has product MSPFGTSANLLAFGLLILFPTWFSSVASESARETETWMPPIAVESLQNHPGESSEDFGFTDNDQEDQDQTEEDYYEDYFEDLYDEDEDYEDEASGSGDANESKSGRDWFPPTERPEADNEIPEPSGPAILRDPEPETAPDDNEIRSVQNGPRPGSRLASNVLMSHAAEGVFTRMEVLAALICSGGVALTVAVLLVVLLLHRMKKKDEGSYELARKPIYTKAPTAEIYA; this is encoded by the exons ATGTCACCTTTTGGAACGTCGGCCAACCTTTTGGCTTTCGGCCTCTTGATCCTTTTCCCCACTTGGTTCTCGAGCGTCGCCTCTGAGTCG GCGAGGGAGACGGAGACGTGGATGCCTCCTATAGCCGTGGAGAGCCTCCAGAACCACCCGGGGGAGTCGTCAGAAGACTTTGGCTTCACAGACAACGACCAGGAAGACCAAGACCAGACGGAGGAAGACTACTATGAAGACTACTTCGAAGACTTGTACGATGAAGATGAAGACTACGAGGATGAGGCGTCGGGGTCGGGCGACGCCAACG AGAGCAAGAGCGGACGTGACTGGTTTCCGCCCACTGAG CGTCCCGAGGCAGACAACGAGATTCCGGAGCCGTCTGGCCCTGCCATCCTCCGCGACCCAGAGCCAGAGACTGCGCCGGACGACAATGAGATCCGTTCGGTGCAGAACGGTCCCCGTCCGGGCAGCCGGCTTGCGTCCAACGTGCTGATGTCACACGCCGCTGAAGGCGTCTTCACCAGGATGGAGGTCCTCGcag CACTAATCTGCAGCGGTGGGGTGGCCTTGACAGTAGCAGTTTTGCTTGTGGTGCTGCTGCTTCACCGCATGAAGAAGAAAGACGAGGGAAGCTACGAGCTGGCCAGGAAGCCCATCTACACCAAGGCCCCCACCGCGGAGATCTACGCCTAG
- the sdc4 gene encoding syndecan-4 isoform X1, which yields MSPFGTSANLLAFGLLILFPTWFSSVASESQARETETWMPPIAVESLQNHPGESSEDFGFTDNDQEDQDQTEEDYYEDYFEDLYDEDEDYEDEASGSGDANESKSGRDWFPPTERPEADNEIPEPSGPAILRDPEPETAPDDNEIRSVQNGPRPGSRLASNVLMSHAAEGVFTRMEVLAALICSGGVALTVAVLLVVLLLHRMKKKDEGSYELARKPIYTKAPTAEIYA from the exons ATGTCACCTTTTGGAACGTCGGCCAACCTTTTGGCTTTCGGCCTCTTGATCCTTTTCCCCACTTGGTTCTCGAGCGTCGCCTCTGAGTCG CAGGCGAGGGAGACGGAGACGTGGATGCCTCCTATAGCCGTGGAGAGCCTCCAGAACCACCCGGGGGAGTCGTCAGAAGACTTTGGCTTCACAGACAACGACCAGGAAGACCAAGACCAGACGGAGGAAGACTACTATGAAGACTACTTCGAAGACTTGTACGATGAAGATGAAGACTACGAGGATGAGGCGTCGGGGTCGGGCGACGCCAACG AGAGCAAGAGCGGACGTGACTGGTTTCCGCCCACTGAG CGTCCCGAGGCAGACAACGAGATTCCGGAGCCGTCTGGCCCTGCCATCCTCCGCGACCCAGAGCCAGAGACTGCGCCGGACGACAATGAGATCCGTTCGGTGCAGAACGGTCCCCGTCCGGGCAGCCGGCTTGCGTCCAACGTGCTGATGTCACACGCCGCTGAAGGCGTCTTCACCAGGATGGAGGTCCTCGcag CACTAATCTGCAGCGGTGGGGTGGCCTTGACAGTAGCAGTTTTGCTTGTGGTGCTGCTGCTTCACCGCATGAAGAAGAAAGACGAGGGAAGCTACGAGCTGGCCAGGAAGCCCATCTACACCAAGGCCCCCACCGCGGAGATCTACGCCTAG